From a single Rutidosis leptorrhynchoides isolate AG116_Rl617_1_P2 chromosome 5, CSIRO_AGI_Rlap_v1, whole genome shotgun sequence genomic region:
- the LOC139850059 gene encoding uncharacterized protein codes for MSLFLYQSGLNVESALGSANSFVTILSKVTGVSVVGWSCNITEPLLPLCRREPLLPELLHPHKALVLGHLFSAQSNIDPSHSYGHLRSCSPVLGAGRPRGVRGGCRVATVGRIRVGSWNIGTLTGKRIELVDTFLKSKVDIVCVQETRWKGEEAIEIQDYKLWYSGSRIARNRVGIFLGKLHKDNVVDVGRFSDRIMSVSLIIKEETFTVISAYAPHAGLGDAEKKSFWELLDEVVRGCPADHRLIIGGDLNGHIGVEAEGYEGAHGGFGFGPRNEEGRSILEFAIAHELVVANSFFKKRDAQLATFHSGGRSTQIDFLLLRKGELRTCKDCKVLPALTCSSQHRLLIMDLVTRGRVGRRARAVQPRILWKNLYGANAETFRAIVVNRLSVEEDYVAPTDADQIWNRMASTIRDVAKETLGVAIGTSRAHKSRRESWWLSDDVQSKVALKQTRIAKARERGRRDLGNIKYIKDVAGQSIVREDLIRKRWEEYFASLFGRGRPERNGEPHEVQEFQNNCFCTRINQEEVRLALRKMGRNKAVGPDQIPIEAWKCLGGDGSYYEALGKSDRDEAQKRDKGFREPIRLHARTFVDGSDSHS; via the exons ATGTCATTGTTCCTTTACCAAAGTGGCCTCAATGTTGAGTCTGCATTAGGTTCTGCAAACTCATTTGTTACAATTTTGA GTAAAGTAACGGGCGTGTCTGTTGTAGGCTGGAGCT GTAATATAACGGAGCCGCTGCTACCTCTTTGCCGTCGGGAGCCGTTGCTGCCGGAACTCCTTCATCCTCATAAGGCT CTTGTACTTGGTCATCTTTTTAGTGCACAAAGTAACATAGATCCTTCGCATAGTTATGGTCACTTGAGGTCATGTTCTCCTGTTTTAGGGGCGGGTAGGCCTAGAGGGGTTAGAGGAGGTTGTAGGGTAGCCACCGTTGGTAGGATTAGAGTGGGTAGTTGGAATATAGGAACCTTGACTGGTAAGAGGATTGAGCTCGTTGATACCTTTCTTAAGAGTAAGGTAGACATAGTGTGtgttcaagagactagatggaagggtgAAGAGGCGATAGAGATTCAGGACTATAAGTTGTGGTACTCGGGTTCTAGGATAGCACGAAACAGGGTAGGTATCTTTTTAGGAAAACTACATAAAGATAACGTTGTTGACGTGGGCAGgtttagcgataggattatgtcggttagttTAATTATTAAGGAGGAGACTTTCACGGTCATTAGTGCATACGCACCTCATGCGGGTTTAGGTGATGCGGAAAAGAAGAGTTTTTGGGAATTGTTAGATGAGGTGGTGAGAGGGTGCCCAGCCGACCATCGACTGATTATAGGTGGTGATCTGAATGGACATATAGGAGTGGAGGCAGAAGGTTATGAGGGAGCCCATGGTGGCTTTGGGTTTGGTCCTAGAAATGAAGAGGGGCGCTCAATTCTTGAGTTTGCCATTGCCCACGAGTTGGTGGTAGCAAACTCTTTCTTCAAGAAGAGGGATGCTCAGTTAGCCACATTCCATAGCGGGGGTCGCAGCACCCAGATTGACTTTTTGCTTCTTCGTAAAGGGGAACTTAGGACATGTAAGGACTGTAAGGTCCTTCCAGCTTTGACGTGCTCCTCCCAGCACAGATTGCTGATCATGGACCTAGTCACTAGGGGAAGAGTTGGCAGGAGGGCTAGGGCTGTACAACCTAGAATCCTTTGGAAGAACCTCTATGGAGCGAATGCGGAGACTTTTAGAGCGATTGTTGTTAATAGATTGAGTGTAGAAGAGGATTACGTTGCCCCTACGGACGCAGACCAGATATGGAATCGCATGGCGTCCACTATCAGAGATGTGGCAAAAGAGACCTTAGGAGTGGCTATAGGGACATCGAGAGCCCATAAGAGTAGAAGAGAGTCGTGGTGGCTTAGTGACGATGTCCAATCGAAAGTCGCGTTAAAGCAGacgag gatagccaaagctagggagcgaGGAAGGAGGGACTTAGGTAACATCAAATATATCAAGGATGTAGCAGGGCAAAGTATAGTGAGAGAAGACcttattaggaaaagatgggaagaatATTTTGCATCCCTTTTCGGTAGGGGAAGACCAGAGCGGAACGGTGAACCCCACGAGGTTCAGGAGTTTCAAAACAACTGTTTCTGCACGAGGATTAATCAGGAGGAAGTTAGATTGgccctacgaaagatggggagaaacaaagcagtaggaccagACCAAATTCCGATTGAGGCGTGGAAGTGCCTAGGAGGTGACGGG tcatactatgaagctttgggaaagAGTGATCGAGACGAGGCTCAGAAGCGAGACAAAGGTTTTAGAGAACCAATTCGGCTTCATGCCAGGACGTTCGTCGATGGAAGCGATTCACATagttag
- the LOC139850060 gene encoding uncharacterized protein, with product MVISWILNTVSDEISNSLSFISSASSLWKELQEHYSQIDGYRIYQLANDISQLKQGNCSIEVYYHKLKGLYDETDALEAPYICNCNCTCENGRQNGEREQRKRLIQFLMGLDESYTNMRSQILLMQPLPTIAKAYGMIKQEEK from the coding sequence ATGGTAATTTCTTGGATTCTAAACACTGTGTCAGATGAAATTAGCAACAGCCTAAGCTTCATCAGTTCAGCTTCAAGTCTTTGGAAGGAACTGCAGGAACACTACTCACAGATTGATGGATATAGGATCTATCAGCTAGCTAATGACATATCTCAATTGAAGCAAGGTAATTGTTCCATTGAAGTTTATTACCACAAATTAAAAGGATTATATGATGAAACAGATGCACTTGAGGCGCCCTACATCTGCAACTGCAACTGCACTTGTGAAAATGGAAGACAAAATGGAGAAAGGGAGCAGAGGAAAAGGCTTATTCAGTTCTTGATGGGATTGGATGAAAGCTACACAAACATGAGGAGTCAAATATTGCTTATGCAGCCATTACCTACAATAGCTAAAGCATATGGGATGATCAAGCAAGAAGAGAAGTAA